A stretch of DNA from Thiomicrospira sp. XS5:
GGTTTCACGTTGCATCTCCAACACCAAGTCCGTCAAGGACGCATTCATAAACGGCACCCGCACCGCCAAACCGTTCAGCTTGCCGTTGAGTTCCGGAAAAATCGTGCCGATGGCTTTGGCCGACCCGGTGGAGGTTGGAATCAACGATTCAAACGAGGCACGCGCGCGGCGCAAATCCTTATGGCCGTGATCCACCACTTTTTGCGTGTTGGTGCGGTCGTGCATGGTAGTAATGGTGCCGTGCTTGATGCCGATTTGCTCGTGCATCACCTTAATCACCGGCGCAATGCAGTTGGTGGTGCAAGACGCCGCCGTGATAATCGGGTCCAGGCCTGGCGAAAACACCGCATCATTAATGCCCATGACGATGTTTTTCACCCCTTCCTGCATCGGCGCGGCGACAATCACTTGCTTGACACCCTGGTCGAAATACGGCTGCAAGCTTTCACGCGTGCGGAATCGCCCGGTGGCCTCAATCACCACATCCACGCCCAGCTCGCCCCAAGGTGTGTCGGCCACCGCCTCATTCGAGGAGTAACCGATCAGCGATTCCTCCACCCGAATGCCGCCGTCCTCCGCTTCGGCGTCATGCCACCAGCGTCCATGCGCCGAATCAAAATGCAGCAAATGCGCCGAGCCTTCGGCATCGGTCGCCGTCTCATTGATGTGCACAAATGCCACATCCGGCCAATCGTAAGCTTCTCGCAAGGCCAAACGCCCCATGCGACCAAATCCATTAATAGCGACTTTTACTTTCGTCATACTTTTTCCTTATGCTTATGATGCTTGATAACCGCCCAAGACGTTGTTTATTCGTCTTGATTACCGCGCTCCAGACCAATCGCGTCCAACTTCTGTTTCAGCTTTAATCTTTCCAGTTTTTCAAATGGCAAAATAGTAAACAACTTAATCCGAGTATCCAGAACCCGCAACACTTCTTTATACTGTTTCAAAGGATCATCTCCTTCCACTCTTTGCGGGTCCTCCACGCCCCAATGGGCCATCATAGGCTGCCCGGGCCACACAGGGCAGACTTCACCTTTCGCTTTGTCACACACTGTAATCACAAAATCCATTACAGGCGCACCCGGCTGTGCGAATTCGTCCCAGCTTTTGGTTCGAGGGGGTTCCATTGGAATTTTTGAATTTTGTAACACCGTTAATGCATCCGAGCTGACTGAATCCTTAGGGTGACTGCCCGCACTGTAAGCTTTAAACCGCCCCTTGCCCCAATGGTTCAATAAGGCCTCAGCCATCACACTGCGTTTGGAATTGCCGGTACATAAAAATAAAACATTAAACATTTAAAACTCCTAAAAAACACATAGTTTGAAAAATACGATTATTTCAACAAGCCAGTTCACCGGGTTCCATGACGGTTTTTTGAGGGTTTTATGACAACCAAGCTTTAATCTGCTCACGGGTAGGAACCCCGCCAGAATGCACCACGGCTTCATCAATCACCACACCGGGTGTACTCATGACCCCATAAGCCGCGATTTCCGCAAAATCTTCAACCTTTTCCAATTCAATCGCTACCTTCAACTCTTCGGCCACGCTTTCAATTAGCTTGGCCGTACTTTGACAATTGGCGCAGCCGCTGCCCAACACTTTCACAACCTTGCCTTGGGAAGTCGCCTCACCACAGCAGCTACTTTTTTCAACCGATGGTTCAGCCCCCTCACAACAGCCTTTTGCCACTTCTTGAGACAAATCCCCACAACAGCCATTGGTTTCGGTTTGAGCTTGAGCTGCACCACTACAACAGCCATCTTTTTCCGATGACTTGTCACCCGCTTCAGCCTTCGTCGGTGTCGTCTTAGACGAAGTCCCGCAAGTGCCGCCAGGACAGCATTCGCCGGTCTTGGACAATTTGCCCAGCATTTGCGACGGACACCAGCCGGTAAAAGTCGCCTGCAAACCCATGCCAGCCGCAAACACGGCCAGCCACAACCAGTTCCAAGACGCCAAGTTCGTTTGCCCTGACACCTGGGCCAATCCAATGGCCACTAACACCATTAAGGTCAACATCCGCACCATCACATTATTTTTCATACTGTATTTCCTCATTCATGACAAATCACGCCCTTTCAGGCTTTAAAATCCATTTCTAAAATTCGACTCAAAAACTTACGAACAGCAGGCCGTTTGACACCCACAGCCAGCCGCCGAATGCAATGCCTGTGTTTTTGCCGCATAACGTTCAGCGGCCAAACACTGAGTAGAAAGTGCTGCCAGCTCAAACACCAGAACCTCATCGCCCACCATGGCATCTTCCAAGCGATACAGACTCAGCGAATTCGTCTGATACTCCACCATCACACTGGGCAACTCGCTGTCTGCCAGCTCATCTAATACCACTTGACTTTGCTCGAGAATGTTTAAAAGCGTCTGCCCCTTTAAACGATGATCTCTGTCGGCACCCACCCACAATTGAAGCACCACATAAGCCTCTTGCCGAGTTTGCCCACCACAATCCATCAAATGGCGGAACACAGTGCCCACATCGGTGATATGAGCATGCATCGGCACGCAATTTTCATCTGGTAGCACAAATTTAACCGTCTTATTCGAGCCAGCTTCTAAAACCGATTTGAGTTGATCAAATGTCAGCATACCTCTCTCCTAGAACAATGCATTAAACAAATAACCGACCAAAATAAACGCCACGGTCAAGACACCGACAAACACCGCCAGCGCCGGCCAGCGAATGACTTTTCTCAAGATCAACAATTCCGGCAGCGACAAGGTGGCAATACTCATCATCAATGCCAAACTGGTCCCAA
This window harbors:
- a CDS encoding DUF6428 family protein, whose amino-acid sequence is MLTFDQLKSVLEAGSNKTVKFVLPDENCVPMHAHITDVGTVFRHLMDCGGQTRQEAYVVLQLWVGADRDHRLKGQTLLNILEQSQVVLDELADSELPSVMVEYQTNSLSLYRLEDAMVGDEVLVFELAALSTQCLAAERYAAKTQALHSAAGCGCQTACCS
- a CDS encoding ArsJ-associated glyceraldehyde-3-phosphate dehydrogenase, with the translated sequence MTKVKVAINGFGRMGRLALREAYDWPDVAFVHINETATDAEGSAHLLHFDSAHGRWWHDAEAEDGGIRVEESLIGYSSNEAVADTPWGELGVDVVIEATGRFRTRESLQPYFDQGVKQVIVAAPMQEGVKNIVMGINDAVFSPGLDPIITAASCTTNCIAPVIKVMHEQIGIKHGTITTMHDRTNTQKVVDHGHKDLRRARASFESLIPTSTGSAKAIGTIFPELNGKLNGLAVRVPFMNASLTDLVLEMQRETSVDEVNRMLKTASETYLDGILGYEERPLVSVDYEGESCSSVIDAPSTMVVNGTQVKLLAWYDNEIGYVTRMMELAVKVGELNQRAAEQE
- a CDS encoding MTH895/ArsE family thioredoxin-like protein, which codes for MKNNVMVRMLTLMVLVAIGLAQVSGQTNLASWNWLWLAVFAAGMGLQATFTGWCPSQMLGKLSKTGECCPGGTCGTSSKTTPTKAEAGDKSSEKDGCCSGAAQAQTETNGCCGDLSQEVAKGCCEGAEPSVEKSSCCGEATSQGKVVKVLGSGCANCQSTAKLIESVAEELKVAIELEKVEDFAEIAAYGVMSTPGVVIDEAVVHSGGVPTREQIKAWLS
- a CDS encoding arsenate reductase ArsC, whose amino-acid sequence is MFNVLFLCTGNSKRSVMAEALLNHWGKGRFKAYSAGSHPKDSVSSDALTVLQNSKIPMEPPRTKSWDEFAQPGAPVMDFVITVCDKAKGEVCPVWPGQPMMAHWGVEDPQRVEGDDPLKQYKEVLRVLDTRIKLFTILPFEKLERLKLKQKLDAIGLERGNQDE